One Hylaeus volcanicus isolate JK05 chromosome 8, UHH_iyHylVolc1.0_haploid, whole genome shotgun sequence genomic window, caatACTAACATAAATACCGTAATGCAACATTACTATTGTATTGCAGGTACTCAGGCTATTTACAATAACATCAGATatcaaaatacatttaaaacttTTCGTGATGATTATTAGATGCAATTATTGTAAGAATCTAATACAAGGCAATTTATTTCAGGTTGCCACAATTCAGtgtgttttttaaatgaatgtgCTCGCGAAAGTTTACTTTTAGCTCGCTCGCGACGAAGTATTAGATTTTcgattttatctttttttcatttggttaacttaatgaaaatattcttatagaATTTTTCACGCATACTCCCGGTATGCGATAGAGATTAGTAATAAGACTGAAGGAAAaagtgagagagagaaagaatttgtataaattatgctTTCTAGTGTATATAAGAAATTACATTCCTTAGTAGCAGTCTATGTATTCAAGTGCTATATAAATTGGACAAATCGTTATTATCCTTTCTCTACTCCCGCTTTTTTCATGAACTCATGAGATTCTGTCATGAAAATTCACACGAAAACATATCGCGTTATCATATTGCTATCATTGTTATCGTTTTAAAACGCTGTTGGTGGCGGTGCAGGAGGGTCATCGTTTGAATCCTAAAAGAATGATGTGTCagaacattaaaaattgaatattaacacgttccTACGCTAGCGTGTcaaatttgaacgaaatacAAATTGGAACACAACAAACGTAAAGACATGAATTAATGTGAACAGTTTAAGTGGCAACACTCACACGTCTGTTATCTGAATCTTTAGCATTGTCGTTTCTCAATCGACGAAGCGAGTTCGGTCTAAGAACGTACATAATGATCCCGAATGCAATAATTAAACAAGTCGTGAGAAAGTCTGAGGACTCTTGAACGTCGCGTGATCCCGGcactaaaatataaacaaaagataagaaaaatcaaaagtttaattatcgatgaaaaaataCGAATACATACAGAAACATTCAGTCTCCGTACAGTAATTCTGGCTCTGCCTCAACtgaaataatatgaatattcatgaaatatttatatacataatttctttttcgtacaTAAACGAAGTATATAGAACATGTTGCGACTTTATTTACAGAACGCTAGCGGAGAAGACACTAACAAACGGTGACCTCTTTTACAACCGCATACgataacataatttttgaCAAGGtcatatgtaaataaaataatgtgatattttgaaatttttcaagatACTTGTTTCAATAATATGCTTCGTCTCAAATTGTGAAGAAAGGTAAACAACGCGTCAATAAGAATATACTTATTGACGACTGTAATATCTTTTCGAAATACAAAGTAATGCAAACAACTGACGATTTTTGCAAGTTGACACGTGTTACGTCATTGA contains:
- the LOC128881165 gene encoding small integral membrane protein 14, whose product is MADERFDLCECIWNHELATQRLLAILRQSQNYCTETECFLPGSRDVQESSDFLTTCLIIAFGIIMYVLRPNSLRRLRNDNAKDSDNRRDSNDDPPAPPPTAF